The Thiobacillus sp. genome contains the following window.
TCAGGGCGTTGTGGAAGTCGCTCACGGGCCGGTCGGAGAGTTGAGCCGACAGCCAATCCGCCTGGTTCAGGTACAGCCGGGCCCGCTCCAGGCCCAGGCGCTTCTTCAGCCACAGCACCTTGGCCAGGCCCGAGGTGGCCATGGCCGCCGGGTGCTCCGCCCCCGCCGCCCGGGCGATGGCGGAGGCCTCCTCCGTGGCCCGGGCGTCGTTGTACATCAGGGGTGGGAAGGTGGGGTTCAGGGCCTCGTCGCAGGCCATCACCGTGGCGGAGGTGCCGTCCACCGCCAGGGCCCCCAGGCGCTTGCGCAGGCCGATGGGTACCTGGGCGATGAGTTCCAGCAGCGCATCCCTCCAGGTGGCCGCCGCGTCGTGGTCCGGCACGGAGCCGTAATCCACCCGGGCCATGTCCTCGATCTCGCCGTTGGGTGCGATGACGCAGGCCCGGGCGCCAGAGGTGCCGAAGTCGAGGCCAAGGAAGCAGGGTGTATTGCTCATATCCCCCTCCTGATAGGGCCAGCAGGGTTTTTCCCCCCTTTGGCAAAGGGTGGCAGGGGGGATTCGAGAAGTTTCACCGGAGCCACCGCCGCGGAATTCCCCCTCGATCCCCCTTTGGAAAAGGGGGAAGGACGTGGCGCGGCCGGCGTGGCCATGCAGATGGATCGGCTACCCATCTCAGGCAAACCCCAGGAACACGGCCAGGGCCCGGTTCACCGCCACCATGGCTTCCGCGTCCAGCCGGCCGAAGGCCGTGCCGATCTTGTCCCGGGGCACGCTTTGGGCCTTGTCCACCATCACCTGGGAGACGACCCGCAGGCCGTTTTCCGGCGTGGGTTCGATCTGGATGCGGAACAGAGGCGTGGCGCGCAATTCGCCGGTTACCGGCAGTATGGTGACCGAGGGATGCTCGGCGAAAAGATCGGACTGGATCACCAGGGCCGGACGGGGTTTGCCATGGGGTTTGCCATCCTCCCCCAGCAAGGCCACGGTGACCAGGTCACCACGCCTCATTTCCAGCCCCAGGTATCCGCCACGGATTCAAGCCATTCCAGGGTCCCGGTTTCCAGAGTATCGCCCTGCAGCAGCAGGGACTGGCGCTTGCATTCCTCCGCGAACCCCGCGCGCCGGGTATCGGGCACCCAGATCTGGATGGGGCGCAGGCCGGCCTCTCGCAGCGCCTGGCGGTGTTTCTGCACCCGTTCGGAGGTGTTGGTGCTCATGAGTGGTCCCGGCTTTGTTACATGAAACAGTTTAGTTTCTTGTGTTTCATGTAACAAGCGGATGCAGTGTGGACGGGTATCGGAGGAGCGTGTATAAGACGTCCAAGGCCACCTGATATGCCTGGAAATAAACAAATAATACAAAGGGTTGGCCTATTACTTCCGTGATAGGCACCCGAGATTGGGAGACAAATACACCTGTTCGGGGGGCTGACAATAACGTAGGGCGTAAACCTAGTGAACCTGCTGATCGCCGTGTTCTTCTCAGTCGGTCTGGTGGCCTGCGCCGCACTCGAAACCAAGGGGTGGGGGCAGTGGGCCGAAGAGAATCTCGCGCTGCACGACACCACGTCGACCGCTTTGTTCGACTGGCGAGACTGGCCAGGAATGATCGTCCGCATCGACAAGAATCCAGCTGTCTCTGAAGGTTACAAGTCAGCCCGCCTGCGCCCTGGCGTGCACGTCATCGAGTACAGCAATCATGTTCGCGACTTCGGTCACGTGAAGGGCGTGATCAACATGGTCTTGTTGGCCGGACACAGTTACCAATTTCACTTTGACACCTGCTACTGGTGCAAGCCGCGCCGGCTTGCAGTCTGGGTCGACGACGTCACCACCGGTGAGCTTGCGTGGGGTACGCGCCCCAACTGGCCCCGTTGGTACCTGTGAGCAAACGCCGCATCGCAAAACATTTTCGC
Protein-coding sequences here:
- a CDS encoding type II toxin-antitoxin system PemK/MazF family toxin; this encodes MRRGDLVTVALLGEDGKPHGKPRPALVIQSDLFAEHPSVTILPVTGELRATPLFRIQIEPTPENGLRVVSQVMVDKAQSVPRDKIGTAFGRLDAEAMVAVNRALAVFLGFA
- a CDS encoding antitoxin MazE family protein; amino-acid sequence: MSTNTSERVQKHRQALREAGLRPIQIWVPDTRRAGFAEECKRQSLLLQGDTLETGTLEWLESVADTWGWK